In Symphalangus syndactylus isolate Jambi chromosome 9, NHGRI_mSymSyn1-v2.1_pri, whole genome shotgun sequence, the genomic stretch aagggagggagggaaggagagatatTAAAAGTGTCTGTCATCTGTTGTTCTTCATACTGGTCTTAACGCAGaatctttggaattttttttgttcCCTTCCCAAACACAACTATCTGACACAAGAACTCGCAAGATGTGATTAAATAAAGAGGCCTTTCAATATGTGATTAAACATAAGTTTGCATAAATTCCCACTAACTCCATCTACTCCCCGCTTATAACATTTTGCCACTCCAATTAATGGATCGAACTAGTCATTAAATATATCTTGGAGGTTAGTGCTTTCTATTATCTTTTATCCAATTTCAGTAGAATATTCAGTACAAGAGAGATTCAAAGAATCAGATATTCTAATGGAAGTACTATTCATATGTGGTAGAGgaatcagggaaaaaaaaacgACTTGATGAGATGATTCTTAAGAGATAGATAAGTATTCAACATGTAGGTGATCACAAGAAAACTTTCTGGCTAAGAAATATGGATAGTTTTATCCAGACAATGCTGGAATTTAGGCTATTGGTAGGAAAGAGGTAAAGATAAGAATGGAAAAATGGGCTCAGGCAGCATTCCATTTGTGGTAGATCTTGAATGCTTGTAGAACATTTGCACTTAGTTATTAAGTATGTACTTAATCATGAAccactgaggtttttttttagcATGGGAGTTACATAATCAACTTGTGTTTTATTAAGGTTAATTGGGCAGCACATTGGGGCATAGATTGGGGCCAATCAGGAAAACAATGGGAGCAGAAGAATATGCAAAAGattattattgtattagtccagAGAACAGTAGAGATATTTGTGTTAGAAAGGTGGGCTTTTGGtggtaagaaaaggaaagaaaacaggatCTTAAGAACTGAACACAGATAAATAACCAAGCAGGAATGGTGCttctacatttataaaacaaGCACTAACATGAATAGACTATGTAAAGTAATCACACAGTTGGGAAAGAATAGTTTTGGTTTGCCTTTTAAATCTCTCCAAGATTTGTTCAGTGTTACTAGTAATTTTGGAGGTGTGGCCAATGAGTTTTGAAAATCAGGACGACTTCCAGTAATATATGTTCCCATAGGAAATAACGTTTACAGGCAAATGAATGCTCCGTTCATCTAAGAATATaccaacttaaaaatgaaaatgtcaacACCAGTTAGAAGTATAAAGGATTTTTTGTCCACTGAACTGATCAAATTATTTTGACTTCTTGTAGGAAAGGATGAAACTTTATAATCATTCTCATCAAAAGTTCTGTGGAACTATGAATCCATCCACTCCTGTTAGACTCTATTAATTATTCTTTGTCTGGGACATTTTGGTGTGTGTTGTGACTAGTGAGGCCTAACTCTGACCAAACTCTAGGTCATTGTACCTTTTAGCACGGTCTCAATAAGAGGCAATATTAACGTGACATCTAACCAGGCCACAGTGGTATCTAAGCACATGCTATCATATTTTGCAGCAGACATTTTTTGAGATCTGCTTATAGTGCAGGTTCTGGGCTTGGTGGTGACGAGAAGAGTGTGAAGATGCTCACAATTTAATAGGGTGAAATTATAcacaataaaaatacagagagataggaaaaaagaagaaaaggaaaagaaggagggcCCAGAAGCACGGCAAATTCATTCTATTTAGTGGACTATACAGGAGGCTTTATAAAGACAGTGATGCATCATGTAAGATGTGCACCTGACAACCAGTgcgtttcctctttctctctccctatttctatccttcccttcctttactttttgaaatatttatgaagtgcCTATTGTGCTTAAAGCCCTATGGTAGGAGCTCTGGGTTCCAATCAGACATGAATCCTGCTCTCAAACAACTGTGAAAACATTACACTGAGTATGTACACCAAGTAGAAATTAAATGATCCAACACAGATTCCTGTTTTCCGTTGTACTGGTTTCTTGTTGTACTGGCAAATGCTGCCTCCTGTACTGAAAAATTTGTTCTTTCTGAAAAATTTGGACTGTCCCTGGATGGCTTGTATTATGATTAAAGATAAGaattatagatttatttttaaaaagtgataacaGAACAGACTTTACATCAACCAGATTTACATAAATGTAGGCTACATGCTCGATGATGTGCTATTTTATCCTATTTCTATCATGCTTTGTACAGATACCTGGCCCAAAATTTTCTTATTCAttgagaagacagagaaaagtaTAATTATGGCCGAAATACTAGCTTGTACAAAGccgtttttttaattgtgtttttaataCAAGTGTAAGACAAGAACAGAAGtataagacaaagagaaaacattaGAAAAGTGGCTGAAATATAGTAGTCTTGATGCCTTGCTATATTCACTGTTTTGAAAACTGTTACTGAATGCACAAGGAAACACCCTCAGTTACTCATGGGGACACTGCTGCAtatgggaaacaaagtgagatcTGGAGACAGTGAGATCCTGGCCCAGGATACCATGACCAACTTGCCACTGGTCATTTATAATCCCTGAACTGCATAGGAATGCGCTCCCTGCAACATGAAAATCAACGTGTGATATTTCACTTCTGAGTGAGTTTTTGGAAACCATCCTCTGAAACCCTCttagaaagaacctttaaaaataatttcatggtTCTGTGTTAGTGCTTTCTTTCTAAAAATGTGAGAGCTAAAGTTGGTTGGTGGACGCAGAAGTCTTACTAGCTTTGAAAAACTGCCGTGCTTCGTGTTCTACTCTcgtttatttctctcttcctaaCCATTGAATCTTAAAGCACATTCTTTCATTAAGGAGATTTCAGCACCCTCTAGAGTAGTGGATTGTGAGTCATTAACAGCCTGAAGCATGTCCGAGTCTTGAGAGATAAGTCAGGCTTGtgcaaatgaaattttaaacaaatgctGCAGTACTTTTGTATCTTTCTCTTAAACAGTACAATTTTTGGTTGAccatggaaataataatattgaaGTTTAAAATGTAACTTCCTTTTCAGGTTATGTCGCATGATTTGACATCCTACAGATAGAGAAACAGAGTTTTCCTTCTTTCAAAGAATTCTGTCACCCCTCCTCACAACTATCTGtgattcctttccattgtgtTTCCCATTCTTGCACCATTCAGCAAGATGGAGCCTGCTTCATCAGTTTTTGGTCTCTGTAGAGTGTTCCTCTATTCAGTGATTAATTACTAGCTTTCTGGTGACTTCTtaatctttttctgtattttaaaatattccttcatttcagaattttcttACCTAAGATACAAACACTAAATGGAACATAAGTAACTGCAGTTGCTTTCCTCCCTAATCAGCTCTGCCTTTCCTACTgaagatataatttaaaaaatatatcaaaacccataaaagttaaaactttaaaataaacactAGGCAATTTGTTTCCTCAGTGAAACAAATTTAGAGGTTAACAAAAATGTGTTTAGACCTCATATAACTAACAATGCACCCATTTATGTTagcaatagtttttttaaaaatgctgcaaAAGGTAAAGATAGGTGGCCTCTAAATGTTTATactaaacagaatgaaaaaacaaaaccaatacaCAATTTTATTGTTAGGAAACACTGAAATCCACTGCTTAATGTATGCATTAATGGGGCTTCTTGACAAATCACCTGTTAAATTTTAGCTGACAGCTTGTCATATATTAATTATAAGTAAGTGTAATATACGGCTATCATAATGCatgcaacaaaaaaaaacaggaaaggtAATTAGAGTATATCCTCtgttttctcccttcacttcttgctcacaagaaaaaaatgacccAGTGTTTCACTTGGGTTGGGATAGTGCCAGTGGTTAATGGAATGCCCCAGTCTACTAAAGAATTTAATGGGAATATCCATTTGTCACAGTCGCATGCTGTAATCTCCAGTAGCAGAGCCAATAGAAAATAGCATCGTACCATAACGTCCTCTACACACTGCAGGTGAGGGTGAAATGCAGCAGCTGAACAGAGCAGTCAGTGGAGAAGGTCTGGCTTTTCTAGGCCTTTCTTTATGAAAGATGTGGATTTCTTTTCTTAGAGGACAGTGCTGCCTAACAGCAATAAGAGATGCTGGcttgaagaaaaggaaagtgtatttttttcacatggaaaaagaaagcataaatgATTGCACAACGTGTCTCAAAATCTCTAGCTGCCTCCTTGTCTACTGGAAGCCCGCTCGTTTGTAAAGAACCTTTGGGTAGTGGAATCAGAACAGGTGATTTCAATCATCAGCTAATTCTGAGTTTGAGCTTTCAAAGCTGCAGAACGGGAGTAATGACACCTGAGCATGCAATGTTACTGGTAGAATCCATAGAACTACACGGGTCAAAAAATTTAGCATGGCACCTTAATTATTATCTTCTTTACAATTGAATTTGAATGACAGGGTTGTCTggctgcttttttatttatttttgagacaaagtctggctctgttgcccaggctggagtgcaatggcgtgatctcggctcacttcaacctccacctcctgggttcaagcaattctcctgcctcagcctaccgggtagctgggattacagacacgtgccacaaCGCCcgcataatttttgtatttttagtagggacgggtttcaccatgttggcaaactcttgacctcaggtgatccgcctgccttggcctctaaaagtgctggcattacaggtgtgagccacagtgcctggccttttaTCTTTCTTATGTGCTAGTTCTGTGTTTGGCCAAAGCAAGCTACTAAGAAATGCTGTATaccttaaatttgaaaaatactctctgaaataaaaatagtaacacaTGTAGAAGTGAATATTTGAGGACTAAAACTATTAATTAttgtttcatttatgtatttagcaGTAAGTTAATAAGGTGTATTAGACATAAGCTAACACCTATAGGAAAAGGTCTCAGATATTAGTTTTAGTGTTTTATGAAATTCCTCACTATGTTCCGAACATGTCACTTGAATCTATGCTGTGTTTCTCCATTTAGCTGGATTTAATAAAAACCCCAGTAGTCCTCACAAAGAAAATATGATTAGCAACCATTTATTCCATACCTTGGTCAACAATTTATTGTCACTATAGAAGTGAAAATATTGGATTTGAAGTCAAACAGATCTAGGTTCAAAATTCTAGCTTGGCCACTATGTCAGCTTGGCCAAATTACTTATCCTCTCTCGTCCTGTTTCCTCACTTATATAATGGGGCTAATAATACTTAACTAGCAAGGCAGTTAAGATTGGAAACGAGGCAGTGGCTTCCAAACTTTTAATCACTAGCCACATGATCAAAAAGGAAGttttgcaaaaaaacaaacaaacaaaaacttagtaCGTATAATGTACTCTTGTgttttttcctacttttctttcatttcagaaaTTGTTTATGACCCACTAGATTTGCAACCCACATAGGGTCATGATGTGCCTTTTCAACAACGGGTGAACTTTAACAGGCTTAGCACGATGCTTAGTACATAATACAAGTGTAACAACTGATTACTATTATTGTCATCGTGATTATTTTCAGTCTCCTGTTAGGATGCCTCATGATAAATGAGAATAAATCTTCCAAGTACTTCTAGGAACTAACTCCTTTGGATGGGGTCCAAAACAGACTCATACTCATCGTATGCTGAATTATGCACTAGAGGGGGTTGTGCTATAGCAAAGCTCCTGTGTGCTATTTATCACAGAATGTTAGAGCTGCAAGGAAACGAAGAAAATGTGTTGTCGTCTTGCTTCATTTTTCCTTCATAAAAGTAtttggagtttttaaaatattctatatgtATTGCTCATTGATAAGTTGGAAAACTGGCTTTTTTGATGCAGAATGTGGAGGTGATGATGAATAGTTGGTGGGATGCAGGGCAGTGGATCATGAtgtctgagttcttgtcctgcttCTGGCACCAAATAGTTGGATGATTTTAAATTCTCAGGGTCTTcgtttctttacctgtaaaaaTGAGGTAATGTCAACAAAAGATTAGCCTGCTTCTGATGTTCTTTGACTTAAAATTTCCAAATGGTAAACCAGTCCAGAAGTTTACTAGATGCTGCAGCATTAGGACACTCTTTTGTTACAAAtctgctgtgaatatattaacaTGAGTGTAGCAGGCTGCAGTCTTAGTTCCATCAATACTCAGATGTGCAGAGAAACTTTGGCTTCTCTATTTGCTGTATCTCCCGTTTTTCAGCAGCATCACCCTGAATAATTCTCAGTCTCATTCGTATAATAATAACTCAGACTCTCCAGTCACCTTAACCCATCCCTACTTCTTTCTCTAAGACGTTTGGTTGTAGTAGAGACAAGAACATCTAGGACTTCATAGTGTCAGAAAAGTTGGGCTTATGCCATTTACTTGTACTGTCCTCTGTATCCCCTGATTTCTGGGTCCCTTTTCTACTTGCTAGTTTAAATCGCTACCAGTGGTGTAAGATGATATTTCCTCAACTATGTTCCCAGATAGCAGTCAGATTTACCAGCTGGGTTCTTCTTAAATGAGGTCAGACCTGCAGGCAGAGGGATACATTTCTTTCCCACAAAAGTAACAGCAAAGGAATAATAGGGgttttaaaactttgtttctcTAACATGCAACTTTAGATGAGGAAAGTGGGATTGCCAGTTTACGGGGGCACATGTGGCAATGACAAAGCCAAGTAGGAGTTTACATCTTGGGTAGAATCACctatggggaggctgaggtttctGGATCCATCCTTAGGTCACAGGGGGCAAGTGTCCATCATCCCTGCACAGCTTTTCAGCTCCTGTGAAGCCAGAATGATTGGAGGGTAAACCTAGCTTGGAGGCTTGCACAGGCAttgatttcttcctgattttcaCTATGACCCTAAccataaaaaagcaaaaccaaaaagccAAGAGGCAATCATGCAGGGatgctcctcccccacccccaaattgcTGGAAAACTAAACTTCGTTTAGAgagcttcctttaaaaaatatgtgactTATTTTTGGAGTACATAGCAGGCAGAGGATTACTGACCAATCCTTCGGTGGCTTTCAGGAGCACAGCATGCAGATGGTGGAAATAAATGGGCAGCTTGAGACAACAGGCAGCATGCTGGATCATTAAGTCAAATCTAAGGGGGTCTGTTTACCTTTGCTCTTTCAAAGACAGCCTGGAGTCTGCAGGAATAAGTATTGTGTATATGTGCTGGCCTGAATACAGAATGAGCAATGGAGGTGGCTGGTGAGCTCTAgctttatttaacctttctgaccAAGTTTCTAATAAATTTTGATGGGCCAACTGCCAATGGTGGCTTCCAGCTGCTGACTTTTTCCACGTGCTGGAGATCCTATCAGTAGCGAAGAAGGTTAAAATCCATCTCTTAGCTAACAATACACACAGTGCAGGTTAGTCACCTTGGGTTGTGTGGATGAAGAGTGCACCACACAACTGGGTGCTTGTCTAGGGAAGAGGGTGTTAAAGTGTCCTTCAGAGAAGCTGAGGAGCACTGCATTTCCAACATCATAAAAGCAAGTGACATGAAAGCAAAACAAGTTATCACACTAACATTTTGGTTCAGTACTTCCCTGTCTTCCTCGTTGCCTTCAAAGTGGATCCTACAAGCATCCCCGAAGGAGGCTGCCAAGGTGAACTGGGGCGGACACAAACTGTGTCTCATCAAAGCACGCTCCCTATATTATTATCACTGCTGTCAACAGGGCGCGACCagcattttttcctcctttgcGCTGGGACGCAGAGCAGGAAGCGCCCGGGTGTGCATGTCTTAGGAGATGAGTGAATCTGTTGGAGAGGGTCTTTTCTGGCCTGGTGGATGGATGCTGGGGAGTGACGTCACCCCGCTCCCtcttctggtgtgtgtgtgtgtgtgtgtgtgtgtgtgtgtgtgtgtgtgtgttgcctcCTTCACCCAccactcctgcctgcccctcCTTCATCCAGCTCTCTGGCCCTTTTAGTGGGTCAGTGGTCCAGATTCAGGGATTCGCCAGCGGGCGCAGCGGGCCCAGCTCTCCCCGCGTCCGGGCGcacccacactcacactcacGCGCAGGCAAGGCGCACACACAATCCCCCAGCGCTGGAGCACAGCAATTCCGTGGGATCCCCAGCACGTTACGAGGATTTTAGAAATCACCCAGACAAGGAAACAAAGAGAGAAGCCTTTCGCATTACTTTCCTGGGCTTTGTGTTTAATTTCCCCCCTTTCCTAAACCACCTCGTCTGCAGCCGTAACTACCAGGTTCACGCCAGGTCCGAAGACTGGGCTGGACTGGCCACCCCACCTCCCGGCTCTTGACTCTGTTCAGGCCCTTTTCCAGGCGTCGCCTCGCACCCCTCTCCCCCCACGAGCCTCAGTTTCTGGTTACCTCGCGTGCGCTTCACTTTTGgggggaagaagagaaggggagggaggcacCGAGGGGGACAGCCGAGTTGCTATTTGTGGCCAAAGAATCCGCTTTAAAAGaagaggcagcaggaaggaggaaaCAGGAGAGgcggagggaggagaggagacgCGGCCCCGGACCCCCCAGCCGCGAGCGGCGGAGCATCGAGGagcgggaggaggaggaagaggaggaagaggaggaggaggagggagaggagacaaacagcggcggcggcggcagcgagAGAAGCGGGCGCAGGGCGAGCAGGAGGAGCGGGAGGAGGAGAAACCGCCGCGGAAGCCGCGGGCTCAGAAGGGCCAAGAGGACGGCccgggaagaggaggaggaggcggaggaggaggaaaagggggtaggggtggagggagggcGGGGGGACGCGCTCCCTTGGATGCTGGATTTCGGGTTTTTGGACTCACTCGCTGACTCTCTTCCACTTCCTCGCTCTGGACTGGGCTGGCCGCACGAGGGCTGGGCGGCGGCGGCGACCAGGGGGGCTTCCGCGGCGGCGGCCGCTGCTCCGCGGGATTAAATTGGCCGCCCGGAGGCGGCGGCGCGGGCCGGCGCGGGCTGCGCGGCCGTGGCGGGGCGCGAAGGCGCTGGAGGAAAGTGCTGGTGGCGGCGCGGGAGGCGGTGGCGGCGGCTGCCCGGGGCCAACATGACCAGGTAAGTCCCTGGAACTGACCCCGTCCGCCCCGCTGTGTCTTCCCCTCTTGCTGCTCGGGAACCGCCGTGCGCCCGGCTCCGGCTGCCGGCGCCTCCCGGGCCAGAGCGACACGCTCCCGTTTCCGCGAGCCCGGCGCCCGGGCACCGGAGCGCACAGTTTGCTCCTCTGAACCTCTTCGGGCGGAGGTCCTCCCCTGCAGGGCTCACTTCTCGCCTGAAACCTCAGACCCGGGAGAGAGGCGACTCTAGAGAATGGGGGTGTCCGGGTATGTGTATTTGTACGACCCCCGCTCTCTCCTCCTAGGGTGGGCGTAGTATTGGGGGGAAATGGTGGAGCGGTGGGGCAATCCACCCTTACCCAGGGATCCTGCCACCGCCTTTTTTAAAGGCAGGGATTACGGTTTTAAGGAGGGCTGATTACGGTGAGGGGgcgatttctttttctttcttttctctgaactAGTGGGGAGAAGGAGAAATAGCAGGAAATCAAAGTCTACGCAGCTGCCATAGAGGAGGGGGATTGTTTGGGAGACCTTTCGGTGGCAGAATCAAAGCTCGTAGTTCAGCTGCGGGAATCTGGTGTACTTAACACACACATTGATTCCGTAGGGAAGGGAACGCATCATTTATAATGAAGAGTCAAAGTTGtaggaaacaatttaaaaagaaagccacGAACAAACCAAAGATTCTTTGCTTTTCCATAGATTTATTGTAGCTTGTATGTAGGTGTGTAGACAACTTGCATTGCTTCTCTGGATGTTGATTTTCGTTTAAAAGCACTAGCAAGTGAAGTCAGTTTTTAAGTCTTATGCTTAAAAAAATCTTGAACACCAAGTGTGAGCTTGGCTTTCATTAATTGGGTGTTCTAGGATTCCAGATAGTAGTTCCATTCTCCAAAACCAGGACTATCACAATCCACTTTTATTGTTTCCAGTTCGTCTCCCAGTACGCTACTTGCCAAATGTCTCCTCTGTTTTCTAAAATTCTCAGAGTAATCCCCCAGCCTCGGCTACAGTTTGCACCTTAAGTATCTAGGAAGATTCCTGAGGGATCGTTCTCCCTGTATTTCCTCTTAAAGTTATATGTATGTTTACATGCTTAAAGACACAGTGCCAGTGACTTAACAGAGTGTAGCTCACACATTTTGAACCTCTCAGAGGCTAGTAACTGcttatgacttgaaatagatttgCTGTTAAATTTACTGAGCTACAAATGTGGACTTTACCCTTTGGTGTATTCTTTTCTAACCATCCTATGGTTAGTTCAACCATAGATACTTCTGAccattttgagtatttttttctctgtttcaaaGTGCACACACCAACCACTCAACTTGAGTAAAACAAGGATGATATACCAAGACTTGAAACATTCTGATGTAAAAGGATCTGCAGATGATAATAACTTAAGATTAAgttgtatatgtaatataataattCCCAGTAAAAGGCTTAGTATCTTAACttactttgaatatatatattctattttatgcTATAGACACTATAGCAAAAAGAGAACACATTTTCAATGTTCCGTGTCTGACTTACGGAAACAGACATCCTAAATGGACAATAAGATTTTCCCTACCTCCCACATTCCATAATTATGTACTGTACTTTGCTTTTCAATGGAGCTAGCAATTCCGTGGCAGATTTCTTAAATTCACCCTCATGCTATCCGCTATTATTGTACTTTCAAAGTGTGAAATTGACAAGCTGGTCAGTTTCATGAATTCAGCTGTCAGATTGTGTCCagttaaaaattgctaaaagCTGTAAATTTGcctgcctggaattttcttttgtgAAGGAAGGACAGCAAGGGGATGGGGGATTAATGGGTGTTATTaattgtagattttttaaaatagatggaCTCCAATGTGAGTTGTATCACTGGCTGTTACTGGGAAATACGTTTAGATTTTTACTCCTGTAAAAGTGGCATTCAATTTTTATCTGTATCTTATTTTAAATAGTACTTTGCATAGGAATCATCTGTTCTTATAGCCCTCAGTAATATATAATAGGAATAAGATTCAAAGAGGAACAGTGTCtctctcaaatatattttaatatagttgagtaatatattatttttgcatgaCATGTAAAAAGGTGGgtgaattaaacattttattgtgtAGGTTATGTAACACAGATTCTTCTTGGGCCAGAGCAGTTGTGCAGTTACTCAAGTAATGAAATGcagcaatttattttaatatatgtgcGTTAGAGTAGATAACCATAGATGTAAAACTGCTTAAAGTATTAAATACAGTGATTTGATTTGCCTTTTAAGATTGACTGTTATTTAAATCCAGAATATCTCAAAGTCTGGAACTAAGAATTGGAATCCCCTCATCTGCTGCTATTTGCTAAGCCACTAGGGGCCTGTATAACTGTTCTTATATCCAGGAGGTATCCTGGTATGGCATATGCAAACCCTTCCTagagagacattaaaaaaaaaaaaattcaagtaggCATTCccccaagtttttgttttttcctttttaatacatTAAC encodes the following:
- the LOC134731489 gene encoding actin nucleation-promoting factor WAS-like → MAVHTDVMCKGETRDTGLKCNFVNYVSILLKVELSNGLINQVWSEGNLICKYLQCTLLQTVTLVSLKNRKSTKEQFKRWQDPWVRVDCPTAPPFPPNTTPTLGGESGGRTNTHTRTPPFSRVASLPGLRFQARSEPCRGGPPPEEVQRSKLCAPVPGRRARGNGSVSLWPGRRRQPEPGARRFPSSKRGRHSGADGVSSRDLPGHVGPGQPPPPPPAPPPALSSSAFAPRHGRAARAGPRRRLRAANLIPRSSGRRRGSPPGRRRRPALVRPAQSRARKWKRVSEIKRTAQIHCLKQKGNEDIWL